In a single window of the Nicotiana tomentosiformis chromosome 10, ASM39032v3, whole genome shotgun sequence genome:
- the LOC104099243 gene encoding serine/threonine-protein kinase AFC2 isoform X1 — translation METERVTEFPMTHLDRRPRKRARLGWDVLPEQPKAQLELFCGQAVGNLTSYTTSRQPTDLTGTLAVKGRNGSPPWRNDDKDGHYTFELGENLTSRYKIHSKMGEGTFGQVLECWDREKKEMVAIKIVRGIKKYREAAMIEIEMLQQLGKHDRVGNCCVQIRNWFDYRNHICIVFEKLGPSLYDFLRKNNYRSFPIDLVREIGRQLLECVAFMHDLRLIHTDLKPENILLVSSDYIKVPDYKFSSRSPKDSSYYKRVPKFSAIKVIDFGSTIYDRQDQKYIVSTRHYRAPEVILGLGWRYACDIWSVGCILVELCSGEALFQTHENLEHLAMMERVLGPLPQHMLKRVDQQADKYVRRGRLDWPEGASSRDSIKAVLKLARLQNIIMQHVDHAAGDLINLLQGLLRYDPSERLTAREALRHPFFTHGVI, via the exons ATGGAAACGGAACGTGTGACCGAGTTCCCGATGACCCATCTGGATCGTCGTCCAAGAAAGAGGGCGCGCTTGGGCTGGGACGTACTTCCTGAGCAGCCTAAG GCTCAGTTAGAATTGTTTTGTGGACAAGCGGTTGGGAATCTGACAAGCTATACGACTTCGAGGCAACCTACAGACCTTACTGGTACATTGGCTGTTAAGGGGCGAAATGGTTCTCCCCCATGGAGGAATGATGACAAAGACGGGCATTATACATTTGAGCTTGGAGAAAATTTAACGTCACGCT ACAAAATCCACAGTAAAATGGGAGAAGGTACTTTTGGCCAGGTTCTAGAATGCTGGGATCGTGAAAAGAAGGAAATGGTGGCCATTAAGATTGTTCGGGGCATTAAGAAGTATCGTGAAGCAGCTATGATTGAGATTGAAATGCTTCAACAGCTTGGTAAACATGACAGAGTTGGCAATTG TTGTGTGCAAATACGGAACTGGTTTGACTATCGTAATCATATCTGTATT GTCTTTGAGAAGCTAGGACCAAGCTTATACGATTTCCTACGGAAAAACAATTACCGCTCATTTCCCATTGATCTTGTCCGTGAGATTGGCAGACAACTCTTGGAATGTGTAGCAT TTATGCATGATTTGCGTCTCATCCACACTGATTTGAAGCCTGAAAACATTCTGCTTGTCTCCTCGGATTATATAAAAGTTCCTGACTATAAG TTTTCTTCAAGGTCACCTAAAGATAGTTCTTACTACAAAAGAGTTCCAAAGTTTAGTGCTATAAAGGTAATCGATTTTGGGAGCACAATATATGATCGTCAGGATCAGAAGTATATTGTATCAACTCGTCATTACCGTGCACCAGAAGTTATTCTAG GTCTGGGATGGAGGTACGCATGTGATATATGGAGTGTTGGCTGTATCCTCGTGGAGTTATGTTCG GGAGAAGCATTGTTTCAAACACATGAAAATTTAGAGCACCTTGCTATGATGGAGAGGGTACTTGGCCCCCTTCCTCAGCACATGCTAAAACGAGTAGA CCAGCAAGCAGACAAGTATGTGAGAAGGGGACGTTTGGACTGGCCCGAAGGAGCATCATCCCGTGACAGTATCAAAGCTGTGTTAAAGCTTGCTCGCCTTCAG AATATAATTATGCAGCATGTGGATCATGCTGCTGGAGATCTTATTAATCTCTTGCAAGGACTCCTTCGTTATGATCCATCTGAAAGGTTAACTGCTCGTGAAGCCCTGAGACATCCTTTCTTTACACACGGGGTCATCTGA
- the LOC104099243 gene encoding serine/threonine-protein kinase AFC2 isoform X3, whose translation MTELAIVMHDLRLIHTDLKPENILLVSSDYIKVPDYKFSSRSPKDSSYYKRVPKFSAIKVIDFGSTIYDRQDQKYIVSTRHYRAPEVILGLGWRYACDIWSVGCILVELCSGEALFQTHENLEHLAMMERVLGPLPQHMLKRVDQQADKYVRRGRLDWPEGASSRDSIKAVLKLARLQNIIMQHVDHAAGDLINLLQGLLRYDPSERLTAREALRHPFFTHGVI comes from the exons ATGACAGAGTTGGCAATTG TTATGCATGATTTGCGTCTCATCCACACTGATTTGAAGCCTGAAAACATTCTGCTTGTCTCCTCGGATTATATAAAAGTTCCTGACTATAAG TTTTCTTCAAGGTCACCTAAAGATAGTTCTTACTACAAAAGAGTTCCAAAGTTTAGTGCTATAAAGGTAATCGATTTTGGGAGCACAATATATGATCGTCAGGATCAGAAGTATATTGTATCAACTCGTCATTACCGTGCACCAGAAGTTATTCTAG GTCTGGGATGGAGGTACGCATGTGATATATGGAGTGTTGGCTGTATCCTCGTGGAGTTATGTTCG GGAGAAGCATTGTTTCAAACACATGAAAATTTAGAGCACCTTGCTATGATGGAGAGGGTACTTGGCCCCCTTCCTCAGCACATGCTAAAACGAGTAGA CCAGCAAGCAGACAAGTATGTGAGAAGGGGACGTTTGGACTGGCCCGAAGGAGCATCATCCCGTGACAGTATCAAAGCTGTGTTAAAGCTTGCTCGCCTTCAG AATATAATTATGCAGCATGTGGATCATGCTGCTGGAGATCTTATTAATCTCTTGCAAGGACTCCTTCGTTATGATCCATCTGAAAGGTTAACTGCTCGTGAAGCCCTGAGACATCCTTTCTTTACACACGGGGTCATCTGA
- the LOC104099243 gene encoding serine/threonine-protein kinase AFC2 isoform X2 has translation MGEGTFGQVLECWDREKKEMVAIKIVRGIKKYREAAMIEIEMLQQLGKHDRVGNCCVQIRNWFDYRNHICIVFEKLGPSLYDFLRKNNYRSFPIDLVREIGRQLLECVAFMHDLRLIHTDLKPENILLVSSDYIKVPDYKFSSRSPKDSSYYKRVPKFSAIKVIDFGSTIYDRQDQKYIVSTRHYRAPEVILGLGWRYACDIWSVGCILVELCSGEALFQTHENLEHLAMMERVLGPLPQHMLKRVDQQADKYVRRGRLDWPEGASSRDSIKAVLKLARLQNIIMQHVDHAAGDLINLLQGLLRYDPSERLTAREALRHPFFTHGVI, from the exons ATGGGAGAAGGTACTTTTGGCCAGGTTCTAGAATGCTGGGATCGTGAAAAGAAGGAAATGGTGGCCATTAAGATTGTTCGGGGCATTAAGAAGTATCGTGAAGCAGCTATGATTGAGATTGAAATGCTTCAACAGCTTGGTAAACATGACAGAGTTGGCAATTG TTGTGTGCAAATACGGAACTGGTTTGACTATCGTAATCATATCTGTATT GTCTTTGAGAAGCTAGGACCAAGCTTATACGATTTCCTACGGAAAAACAATTACCGCTCATTTCCCATTGATCTTGTCCGTGAGATTGGCAGACAACTCTTGGAATGTGTAGCAT TTATGCATGATTTGCGTCTCATCCACACTGATTTGAAGCCTGAAAACATTCTGCTTGTCTCCTCGGATTATATAAAAGTTCCTGACTATAAG TTTTCTTCAAGGTCACCTAAAGATAGTTCTTACTACAAAAGAGTTCCAAAGTTTAGTGCTATAAAGGTAATCGATTTTGGGAGCACAATATATGATCGTCAGGATCAGAAGTATATTGTATCAACTCGTCATTACCGTGCACCAGAAGTTATTCTAG GTCTGGGATGGAGGTACGCATGTGATATATGGAGTGTTGGCTGTATCCTCGTGGAGTTATGTTCG GGAGAAGCATTGTTTCAAACACATGAAAATTTAGAGCACCTTGCTATGATGGAGAGGGTACTTGGCCCCCTTCCTCAGCACATGCTAAAACGAGTAGA CCAGCAAGCAGACAAGTATGTGAGAAGGGGACGTTTGGACTGGCCCGAAGGAGCATCATCCCGTGACAGTATCAAAGCTGTGTTAAAGCTTGCTCGCCTTCAG AATATAATTATGCAGCATGTGGATCATGCTGCTGGAGATCTTATTAATCTCTTGCAAGGACTCCTTCGTTATGATCCATCTGAAAGGTTAACTGCTCGTGAAGCCCTGAGACATCCTTTCTTTACACACGGGGTCATCTGA
- the LOC104099242 gene encoding manganese-dependent ADP-ribose/CDP-alcohol diphosphatase, with translation MGSANGLVCSEEKQPLLSFGVISDVQYADIPDGHSFLGVPRYYRHSVCVLQKAVEEWNQEKPKFVINCGDIVDGFCPKEQSMITVKKMVNEFDKFNGPVYHLIGNHCLYNLPREKLLPLLRVPSPDYHAYFEFSPIPEYRFVILDGYDISGIGWAKDHPNTLEALKILQEKNPNSDKNNPDGLVGCERRFLMFNGGVGKEQLKWLDNVLEEATNLNQNVIVCCHLPLDPAASSFAALLWNYDEVMAVIHGYNCVKVCLAGHDHKGGHSVDSHGVHHRILEAALECPPGTYAFGRINVFHDRFSLLGTGRMRSTEMVFGR, from the coding sequence ATGGGATCGGCAAATGGTCTTGTGTGTTCAGAGGAGAAGCAACCACTTCTCTCATTTGGGGTCATATCAGATGTCCAGTATGCTGATATACCTGATGGCCACTCATTCCTTGGTGTCCCTAGGTATTACCGGCACAGTGTTTGCGTCTTACAGAAGGCAGTTGAGGAATGGAATCAAGAAAAGCCTAAATTTGTGATTAATTGTGGAGACATAGTTGATGGTTTTTGTCCCAAGGAGCAGTCAATGATCACTGTAAAGAAGATGGTTAACGAATTTGATAAGTTCAATGGCCCTGTTTATCACTTGATTGGAAATCACTGCCTTTACAATCTCCCTCGGGAGAAGTTGCTTCCTTTACTGAGAGTTCCTAGCCCTGATTATCATGCCTATTTTGAATTTTCTCCAATTCCAGAATACAGATTTGTTATCCTTGATGGTTACGATATTAGTGGCATTGGTTGGGCAAAGGATCACCCAAATACATTGGAGGCCCTTAAAATTCTTCAGGAAAAAAACCCGAATTCAGACAAAAACAATCCGGATGGACTAGTGGGATGTGAGAGGAGGTTTCTCATGTTCAACGGAGGTGTTGGGAAAGAACAGTTGAAATGGCTAGATAATGTCCTTGAGGAAGCAACAAATTTGAATCAAAATGTAATAGTGTGTTGCCATCTGCCTTTAGATCCTGCAGCATCATCTTTTGCAGCATTATTGTGGAATTATGATGAAGTGATGGCTGTGATACATGGCTACAATTGTGTGAAGGTCTGTCTTGCTGGACATGACCATAAAGGTGGACATTCGGTTGACTCCCATGGCGTACATCATCGGATCCTTGAAGCAGCTCTCGAGTGCCCTCCCGGAACTTATGCTTTTGGACGCATTAATGTGTTCCATGATAGATTCTCACTTTTAGGCACTGGTAGAATGAGGAGCACTGAAATGGTTTTTGGTCGCTAA
- the LOC138899824 gene encoding uncharacterized protein, which translates to MGKTSKSRFPMSLTKDAILRPSSGEEETKSSVPKPGKEKKRKSASQSEDPKPKPRKCEIELQKVLEERNALKLLCSQKDETIKDLQEDLAKASEEEAELDKKQKVVKSKLIRGEVDQIKANCDRWKENMDRLAAEKETTLAKLSSAEVQLRGPKEKSSTQAKRIEELEIGLVEAKAEIEKTKVMADKSIAMYRADAEAAQMQLREASDRQR; encoded by the exons ATGGGGAAAACCTCAAAGAGCCGCTTCCCCATGA GCCTgaccaaggatgccattttgaggcccTCGAGTGGCGAGGAAGAAACCAAGTCCTCGGTTCCGAAGCCAGGGaaagagaagaagaggaaaagtgcctcgcagtccgaggaccccaagcccaaacctcgaaag TGTGaaatcgagctccaaaaggtCTTGGAGGAGAGGAACGCTCTAaagcttctttgcagccaaaaggatgaAACTATAAAGGACCTTCAAGAGGATTTGGCTAAGGCTAGTGAGGAAGAGGCCGAGCTAGATAAGAAG caaaaggttgtaAAGAGCAAACTTATTCGGGGAGAAGTCGATCAGATCAAGGCCAATTGTGATCGAtggaaggagaatatggaccGCCTAGCTGCGGAAAAAGAAACTACCTTGGCCAAACTATCATCGGCCGAGGTTCAACTTCGGGGCCCTAAAGAGAAAAGCTCAACCcaagccaagaggatcgaggagcttgaaatcGGGCTTgttgaggccaaggcggagatcgagaagacaaaggtcatggcggacaagtccattgccatgtaccgggccgatgctgaggctgctcaaatgCAGCTAAGGGAGGCTTCTGACCGACAACGATAG